From Trichoderma atroviride chromosome 1, complete sequence, one genomic window encodes:
- a CDS encoding uncharacterized protein (EggNog:ENOG41), which yields MGKSKKPRAGHRSDPVAKTVKPPSDPELAALRESKILPIINNLKSADPKSRSTAASVISSIIQDTKCRKLLLREQIVYTVLTQTLTDAALESRAAGWGILQVLAQEEEADFCVHLYRQDVLTAIEFASKLIQDKVLSKEAPFAKLPKAEKGFTSSIAASLVSLLMALAEAEDEILESISNNNTITSLLFSLITYTSQDDEDPISAIRGDAMACLMVLSEDNTNLAKYMTSTPASIACYETLVSLKDDVSGDGVLACTVLHNIYASLLEVKNLSPTIDVADDADLIPTLTKAMAGFVPGQGEANGSGWSSPSEFQQLALETIASIGTSLGVEMGGSAQLFTKKEFGSGAAAAGKESGDENDDEDMDEAGDDVGDDIEGEDGDEDEGDDDDDMNEDEIEADMDMVTGVDHGDDNIDDLPTLKSLVQIAIPELIRLASLQPTDDLSLKIQGHALSALNNIAWSVSLIDFSEDSNNDVLGAWTPIARALWQQVVSPILASDTADVDLATQVTSIAWAVARALHGETPLQPNEHRKFVSLYQATKGAPALQDPEDPFQALGVKCVGVLGQLALNPAPVDLNREIGTFLVTLVAGLPGTPTADAVEAFNQLFDIYGDEEYAYDAEVFWKSDFLKHLDGTVSKAKAMAKSVNKSQQPELRDRADEVVMNLTRFLSYKKKHKPMQMTVRERS from the exons ATGGGCAAATCAAAGAAACCCAGAGCCGGCCACCGCAGCGATCCCGTTGCCAAAACCGTCAAGCCTCCTTCAGATCCTGAATTGGCTGCCCTCAGAGAGAGCAAGATTctccccatcatcaacaatctcAAAAGCGCCGATCCAAAGTCCCGTTCTACGGCCGCGTCTGTAAtttccagcatcatccaGGACACAAAGTGCCGCAAACTGCTGCTCCGAGAGCAGATCGTCTACACGGTTCTTACTCAGACTCTGACAGACGCCGCGCTTGAGAGCAGAGCCGCTGGATGGGGCATCTTGCAGGTGCTTGctcaagaggaggaggccgaCTTTTGCGTTCATCTCTACCGACAGGATGTGCTGACGGCGATTGAGTTTGCTTCAAAGCTG ATTCAAGACAAGGTCCTCTCAAAAGAGGCCCCCTTTGCAAAGCTACCCAAAGCGGAAAAGGGATTTACATCAAGCATTGCGGCATCTCTTGTCTCACTACTGATGGCCCTGGCTGAGGCGGAAGATGAGATTCTGGAATCAAtctccaacaacaacaccatcaccagcctGCTCTTCTCACTCATCACATATACCTCTCAGGACGATGAAGATCCTATATCGGCCATCCGTGGAGACGCCATGGCTTGCCTGATGGTCTTATCCGAGGACAACACGAACCTAGCAAAATACATGACAAGCACTCCCGCCAGCATCGCCTGCTACGAGACACTGGTATCCCTAAAGGACGACGTCAGCGGCGATGGCGTCTTGGCCTGCACCGTGCTTCACAACATTTACGCCTCTCTTCTCGAAGTGAAGAATCTGTCGCCAACGATCGATGTGGCTGACGACGCAGATCTGATACCAACGCTCACCAAGGCTATGGCTGGCTTTGTCCCCGGCCAGGGCGAGGCAAACGGCAGCGGCTGGTCCAGCCCATCAGAGTTTCAGCAGCTGGCCTTGGAGACAATTGCATCCATTGGCACAAGTCTTGGTGTTGAGATGGGAGGCTCCGCTCAGCTGTTCACGAAGAAGGAATTTGGAAGCGGTGCGGCCGCGGCTGGGAAGGAAAGTGGCGATGagaatgacgatgaagatatggacgaggctggtgatgatgtcggTGATGATAtcgagggcgaggatggagatgaggacgagggcgacgatgacgatgacatgaatgaagatgagattgaagccGACATGGACATGGTCACTGGCGTCGATCACGGCGACGACAACATTGACGATCTCCCGACCCTCAAGTCTCTCGTGCAAATCGCCATTCCCGAGCTCATCCGCCTCGCCAGCCTCCAGCCAACCGACGACCTCTCCCTCAAGATCCAAGGCCACGCCCTCTCCGCCCTCAACAACATCGCCTGGTCCGTCTCCCTCATCGACTTCTCCGAAGACTCCAACAACGATGTGCTCGGCGCCTGGACCCCCATCGCCCGCGCCCTCTGGCAGCAAGTCGTCTCCCCCATCCTCGCCTCCGACACCGCCGACGTCGATCTCGCCACGCAAGTCACCAGCATTGCCTGGGCCGTCGCCCGCGCCCTCCACGGCGAGACGCCCCTCCAGCCCAACGAGCACCGCAAGTTTGTGTCCCTCTACCAGGCCACCAAGGGGGCGCCCGCGCTGCAGGACCCCGAGGATCCCTTCCAGGCGCTCGGCGTCAAGTGCGTCGGTGTGCTGGGGCAGCTGGCGCTGAATCCGGCGCCTGTGGATCTGAACCGCGAGATTGGAACGTTCCTTGTTACTCTTGTTGCGGGCCTTCCCGGGACTCCTACTGCGGATGCTGTCGAGGCGTTTAATCAGCTTTTCGACATTTACGGAGACGAGGAGTATGCATACGATGCAGAGGTTTTCTGGAAGAGCGATTTCTTGAAGCATCTTGATGGAACCGtgtcaaaggcaaaggcaatggCCAAGAGCGTCAACAAGAGCCAACAACCAGAGCTGAGAGACAGGGCAGATGAAGTTGTCATGAACTTGACGAGATTCTTGTCATAtaagaagaagcacaagccGATGCAAATGACAGTAAGAGAGAGGagttga
- a CDS encoding uncharacterized protein (BUSCO:EOG092D0V4E), giving the protein MDNMEIDSAPSGTKRKAEEEHEAQKPARRIRALDPDVVNKIAAGEIIVAPVHALKELVENAVDAGSTSLEILVKDGGLKMLQITDNGGGIEKEDLEILCVRHTTSKISTFEDLSSIATYGFRGEALASISHIAHLTVTTKTKDSPLAWRAHYLDGKLVPAKPGQSAEPKGAAGRQGTQITVEDLFFNVPTRRRAFRSYADEFNKIIDMAGRYAIHCKGVGFTCKKAGEASNALSVQVQATVIDRIRQIHGSNVANELIELSVSDDRWGFSANGYVTNANYHIKKTTLLLFINHRSVESTTMKKALEQTYSAFLPKGGHPFIYLSLEIDPARVDVNVHPTKREVHFLNEEEVIQAICQKIESELATVDTSRTFMTQTLLPGARPVEALDEDDSDATPKFTTPALRKIRRNSNDLVRTDKSQGKITALFSPAGTVEKTGSPAGALEDEAWAIPEPVTYETTDREQIQCRLKSVKELRQQVRDEIHHELTEIIASHTFVGVVDEGRRLAAIQGGVKLYLIDYGHTCFEYFYQLGLTDFGNFGVINFNPPLNLREILKIGAEVEKEAMGATDEELNVDSLVAKVAIRLIERREMLQAYFSLEITPTGELVSIPLLVKGYTPSLGKLPRFLIRLGPHVNWDDEKECFQTFITELATFYVPEALPTSPEGKNETRDEPEQGDDDNTTLEEVRTRRQHVRWAVEHIFFPAFRSRLVATKRLMDGAVLEVASLKGLYRVFERC; this is encoded by the exons ATGGATAATATGGAAATTGACAGCGCCCCGAGCGGGACCAAGAGaaaggcagaggaagagcacgAGGCTCAGAAGCCTGCGCGAAGAATCAGG GCTCTTGATCCTGATGTTGTCAACAAGATCGCCGCCGGCGAGATTATTGTGGCTCCTGTCCATGCGCTCAAAGAGTTGGTTGAGAATGCTGTGGACGCAGGCTCAACGTCCCTTGAGATTCTGGTAAAAGACGGGGGTTTAAAAATGCTTCAAATTACAGATAATGGTGGAGGGATTGAG AAAGAAGACTTGGAAATTTTATGCGTGCGCCATACAACATCCAAAATTTCGACGTTTGAAGACTTGTCATCCATCGCCACCTATGGATTCCGCGGCGAGGCCCTGGCCAGTATCAGCCACATTGCTCATCTTACGGTAACGACGAAGACCAAGGACTCGCCTCTCGCTTGGCGTGCGCATTACCTGGATGGAAAGTTGGTTCCTGCGAAGCCAGGGCAATCTGCCGAACCCAAAGGAGCTGCTGGGCGTCAGGGTACCCAGATTACAGTGGAAGACTTGTTCTTCAATGTGCCAACTCGTCGGAGAGCATTTCGGTCCTATGCTGACGAGTTCAACAAGATTATTGACATGGCCGGACGATATGCGATTCATTGCAAAGGTGTTGGCTTTACTTGTAAAAAAGCGGGCGAGGCCTCTAACGCTCTCTCCGTCCAAGTGCAAGCAACTGTGATAGACCGCATCCGTCAGATCCATGGCAGCAACGTTGCCAATGAGCTCATAGAACTGTCTGTCTCTGATGACCGATGGGGCTTCTCTGCCAACGGGTATGTGACAAATGCCAATTATCACATCAAGAAGACAACGTTACTCTTGTTTATCAACCACCGTTCCGTTGAATCAACCACCATGAAAAAGGCATTGGAACAAACATACTCCGCCTTCCTGCCCAAGGGTGGCCACCCTTTCATCTATCTAAGCCTGGAAATCGATCCGGCCCGGGTAGATGTCAATGTTCACCCTACCAAGCGAGAGGTTCACTTCCTCAACGAAGAGGAGGTCATACAAGCCATCTGCCAGAAAATTGAGTCGGAGCTCGCTACTGTGGACACGAGTCGAACGTTTATGACACAGACATTGCTGCCGGGAGCTAGACCTGTTGAGGCTTTGGACGAAGACGACAGCGATGCCACTCCCAAGTTTACTACACCCGCTCTTAGAAAGATACGGCGAAACTCAAACGACCTTGTCCGAACAGATAAATCTCAGGGGAAAATAACGGCTCTCTTTTCGCCGGCGGGCACTGTTGAAAAGACAGGCTCTCCCGCTGGAGCTctcgaagatgaagcatGGGCTATCCCAGAGCCAGTCACGTATGAAACAACGGATCGTGAGCAAATACAATGCCGCCTTAAGAGTGTCAAGGAACTACGCCAACAAGTCCGCGACGAGATTCACCACGAGCTAACGGAGATTATTGCTTCGCATACCTTTGTTGGTGTAGTCGATGAAGGACGGCGACTGGCTGCCATTCAGGGAGGCGTGAAACTCTATCTGATAGACTATGGGCACACGTGTTTTGAGTACTTTTATCAGCTAGGCCTCACGGATTTTGGTAACTTTGGCGTTATCAATTTCAACCCGCCTCTAAACCTCCGAGAAATTCTCAAAATCGGGGCCGAAGTCGAAAAGGAGGCCATGGGAGCTACCGACGAAGAACTCAATGTCGACTCGTTGGTCGCAAAGGTAGCGATTCGGCTAATTGAACGAAGAGAAATGCTTCAAGCGTACTTTTCTCTCGAAATTACCCCCACGGGCGAGCTGGTTTCCATCCCGCTCCTCGTCAAGGGCTACACGCCATCCCTGGGCAAGCTTCCCCGGTTTCTCATCCGTCTCGGACCTCATGTCAACTGGGACGATGAGAAGGAGTGCTTTCAGACCTTCATCACCGAGCTGGCGACGTTTTATGTTCCCGAGGCACTGCCCACGTCTCCAGAGGGGAAAAATGAAACTAGAGATGAACCAGAACAAGGAGACGACGACAATACGACCCTCGAAGAAGTGAGGACCAGAAGGCAGCACGTCAGGTGGGCTGTTGAGCACATCTTCTTTCCGGCGTTTAGGTCACGGCTGGTAGCGACGAAGAGGCTCATGGACGGAGCTGTGTTGGAGGTGGCTAGTTTGAAGGGACTTTATAGGGTTTTTGAGCGGTGTTGA
- a CDS encoding uncharacterized protein (EggNog:ENOG41), which translates to MTFITHPSNPTPPLVPGHRQAYPDPTRSAFDVNWTRKEAYQEESAVRSRAYPSPPMSGSPPLPLRPAQEAGSRGSEVPGYYTASRVLDGLRGGPAQLSPGNLREQASSLARPYAQEPAMRSPYAYPRPEESGRIIPYVSQHHHGMPQAISQTAYPTSTPSNSEGYPVPDRPQTEPQPYTSPKSQRKAKGHVASACVPCKKAHLRCDAQRPCSRCLGSGKEDACVDVQHKKRGRPRLRDERDGRFDPSRYSNPQEPTLRRPLSIYPSTMPGISPYEDSLRRNQSYRPLDPPSTENGPRVAYQERPPAPDPNLYTATYEGSPPNNMEPLAYLSMDFDIVKASPMFMEIVHASNPLGNKLSDIVTPHQAAFLANLQNQLFEEQRTFEPNYLPPILGRLDIAIKDYGYMTEDVSRFRLNHLEYFGFVGYDGYTRTFPLRFGLAKEGSFYFIVFLLSLRELHPQLPPPGSSQHSPYPQHPHAQHSQQSQHAQQSQQAQHAQHAQRSQRLQRARESSSSYHRPSVSHQAAYGDQPTSSSAESYRHRHSDGSIRSPYNPSVSHASSSSGAPSYTPPQYSASSYQTSQSEYVPASQPQTQPSYQLPPIRAETDHRPSSREVNWSNAERPRRVDIGGLLEQPGDINRR; encoded by the exons ATGACATTTATAACACATCCTTCTAATCCAACGCCGCCCCTCGTGCCTGGGCATCGCCAAGCTTACCCTGATCCAACCCGCAGTGCCTTCGACGTCAATTGGACCCGGAAAGAGGCCTACCAAGAGGAGTCGGCTGTGCGGAGCAGGGCATATCCCTCACCTCCTATGTCCGGTTCTCCACCCTTGCCTCTGAGACCGGCTCAAGAGGCTGGTAGTCGAGGTAGTGAAGTTCCGGGCTATTACACTGCCTCCAGAGTTCTGGATGGCCTTCGTGGAGGTCCCGCCCAACTGTCTCCTGGAAATCTTCGCGAGCAGGCCTCATCACTGGCGAGGCCATATGCACAAGAACCAGCAATGAGATCTCCATATGCATACCCTAGGCCTGAAGAATCGGGAAGGATTATCCCCTATGTTTCTCAGCACCACCATGGAATGCCTCAGGCAATTTCTCAAACAGCGTATCCAACTTCGACGCCCTCGAATTCGGAAGGCTACCCTGTGCCTGATCGACCGCAAACCGAGCCTCAACCGTATACTTCACCGAAATCTCAGAGGAAAGCGAAAGGCCACGTTGCCTCTGCTTGCGTACCATGCAAAAAAGCTCATCTTCG ATGCGATG CACAAAGACCATGCTCCAGGTGCCTTGGCAgcggaaaagaagacgcctGTGTCGATGTTCAGCATAAAAAACGAGGACGACCACGTTTGCGAGACGAAAGGGATGGTAGATTCGACCCATCTAGATATTCGAATCCTCAAGAGCCGACGTTGAGAAGGCCACTAAGTATATATCCCTCGACAATGCCTGGCATCTCCCCATACGAAGACTCCCTCCGACGAAATCAGTCCTACAGACCCCTCGATCCTCCATCAACCGAGAATGGCCCACGTGTAGCATACCAAGAGCGACCTCCTGCCCCAGATCCGAACCTTTACACCGCAACTTATGAAGGCTCACCACCGAATAATATGGAGCCTCTGGCATACTTGAGCATGGATTTTGATATCGTCAAGGCATCGCCAATGTTTATGGAAATAGTCCATGCATCGAACCCATTGGGAAATAAGCTGAGCGATATCGTCACGCCGCATCAGGCTGCTTTCCTCGCCAACCTTCAAAATCAACTATTTGAAGAACAGCGAACGTTCGAACCGAATTACCTGCCTCCTATTCTAGGCAGATTGGATATTGCTATCAAGGACTATGGATACATGACTGAAGATGTGTCAAGATTTCGCCTCAATCATCTGGAGTATTTTGGTTTTGTCGGATATGACGGTTATACCAGAACATTCCCTCTTCGCTTTGGGCTTGCAAAAGAGGGATCATTCTATTTTATTGTGTTTTTGCTGAGCCTTCGAGAGCTTCACCCGCAGCTCCCTCCGCCAGGATCTTCGCAACATTCACCATATCCACAGCACCCACATGCGCAACATTCTCAGCAATCACAACACGCTCAGCAATCTCAACAGGCACAGCATGCTCAACATGCGCAGCGCTCGCAGCGTCTGCAGCGTGCCCGAGAGTCTAGCTCATCATATCATCGTCCATCAGTATCGCACCAAGCGGCTTACGGTGATCagccaacttcttcttcggccgAGTCTTACCGACATCGCCATAGTGACGGTTCCATTCGATCGCCATATAATCCATCTGTTTCACATGCTAGTTCTAGCTCGGGAGCCCCATCGTATACTCCGCCACAATACTCTGCGTCAAGTTATCAGACATCCCAAAGCGAATACGTTCCTGCCAGTCAACCTCAAACCCAGCCATCCTATCAGCTGCCTCCTATTCGTGCGGAGACAGATCACAGACCCTCTTCTCGAGAAGTCAACTGGTCCAATGCTGAACGACCAAGACGGGTTGATATTGGCGGCTTACTAGAGCAGCCCGGCGATATCAACAGGCGTTAG